The following coding sequences are from one Microbulbifer sp. TB1203 window:
- the gap gene encoding type I glyceraldehyde-3-phosphate dehydrogenase: protein MKIKIAINGYGRIGRNVTRAIYESGYRDRVQLVAINDLAPVESNAHLTRFDTIHGRFNTPVSVDGDALVIGGDRVRVCQERDPAQLPWKELGVDLVLECTGRFTDKASASAHMAAGARAVLISAPSKDADLTVVYGVNDDKLTADHKVVSNASCTTNCLAPVAKALHRELGIERGFMTTVHAYTNDQNTQDAVHADIYRARAAADNMIPTKTGAAAAVGLVLPELKGLLDGMAVRVPVNNVSLVDCQFIAGRETTVEEVNSIMQQAAETSGGVLTYCDQPLVSVDFNHTTASSHFDANHTRVNGNLVKVMAWYDNEWGFSHRMLDTSLAMSEALQLQERVAETA from the coding sequence ATGAAAATAAAGATCGCCATTAACGGCTACGGCAGAATCGGACGCAATGTAACCCGTGCTATCTACGAATCCGGCTATCGCGATCGCGTACAGCTGGTGGCCATCAACGACCTGGCTCCGGTGGAGTCCAACGCGCACCTGACCCGTTTCGACACCATCCACGGCCGTTTCAACACGCCGGTATCTGTCGATGGCGATGCGCTGGTGATCGGTGGTGACCGCGTGCGGGTGTGCCAGGAGCGCGACCCGGCACAACTGCCCTGGAAAGAACTTGGGGTGGACCTGGTGCTGGAATGTACCGGACGCTTTACAGACAAGGCCTCGGCCTCGGCACATATGGCCGCCGGCGCCAGAGCTGTATTGATTTCCGCGCCCTCCAAGGATGCAGACCTCACTGTGGTCTACGGCGTAAACGATGACAAACTCACCGCCGACCACAAAGTGGTTTCCAACGCTTCCTGCACCACCAACTGCCTCGCGCCGGTGGCCAAGGCGCTGCACCGGGAGCTGGGCATCGAGCGCGGTTTTATGACCACCGTGCACGCCTACACCAACGACCAGAACACCCAGGATGCGGTGCATGCGGACATCTACCGCGCCCGCGCCGCCGCCGACAATATGATCCCCACCAAAACCGGTGCGGCCGCGGCGGTGGGCCTGGTGTTGCCGGAACTCAAGGGGCTGCTCGACGGCATGGCCGTGCGTGTGCCGGTAAACAATGTTTCCCTGGTGGACTGCCAGTTTATCGCCGGTCGCGAAACCACAGTGGAAGAGGTCAACAGCATTATGCAGCAAGCGGCGGAAACCAGCGGCGGCGTACTGACCTACTGTGACCAGCCGCTGGTATCCGTGGATTTCAACCATACCACGGCTTCCAGCCACTTCGACGCCAACCACACCCGGGTCAACGGCAACCTGGTCAAAGTGATGGCCTGGTACGACAACGAGTGGGGCTTCTCCCACCGCATGCTGGACACCAGCCTGGCGATGTCGGAAGCGCTGCAGTTGCAGGAGCGCGTAGCCGAAACTGCCTGA
- a CDS encoding bifunctional 4-hydroxy-2-oxoglutarate aldolase/2-dehydro-3-deoxy-phosphogluconate aldolase, whose amino-acid sequence MQKNISEILEQAGVVPVLVIDNVEDALPLAEALVEGGLNVLEITLRTEAALPAVERIAKHLPDAHVGTGTVLSGDDLQRSVDAGASFLVSPGATEKLLDAAEGSTVPLLPGAANPSEVMRLLERGYRYQKFFPAQAAGGVPMLKSIAGPLAQVQFCPTGGIGPGNAAEYLALPNVMCVGGSWMAASSLVVEKNWGEITRLAKEAAALKG is encoded by the coding sequence ATGCAAAAGAATATCTCCGAAATACTGGAGCAGGCCGGAGTTGTCCCGGTCCTGGTTATCGATAATGTCGAAGACGCCCTGCCGCTGGCCGAAGCGCTGGTGGAAGGGGGCCTGAACGTGCTGGAAATCACTCTGCGTACCGAGGCGGCGCTGCCGGCGGTGGAGCGGATAGCCAAACACCTGCCGGACGCCCATGTGGGCACGGGCACTGTACTGAGCGGTGATGATTTACAGCGTTCCGTGGACGCCGGCGCGAGCTTTCTGGTAAGCCCGGGTGCCACCGAAAAACTGCTGGATGCCGCGGAAGGTTCCACGGTACCGCTGCTGCCCGGCGCTGCGAACCCGTCTGAAGTAATGCGCCTGCTGGAGCGGGGCTATCGCTACCAGAAATTCTTTCCCGCCCAGGCAGCGGGTGGCGTGCCCATGCTGAAGTCCATTGCCGGTCCCCTGGCGCAGGTACAGTTTTGCCCCACCGGCGGAATAGGCCCGGGCAATGCAGCGGAATATCTGGCGCTGCCCAACGTGATGTGTGTGGGCGGTTCCTGGATGGCGGCTTCCTCCCTGGTCGTGGAAAAGAACTGGGGGGAGATTACCCGCTTGGCGAAAGAGGCAGCCGCGCTGAAAGGTTGA
- the edd gene encoding phosphogluconate dehydratase yields the protein MVQSKIQAVTERIIQRSEETRAEYLAQVEREHIEGRASARLSCGNLAHAIAASSDRDKNLIASGRGPNLAIVTAYNDMLSAHQPYGTYPQQLKEAATRNGASAQVAGGVPAMCDGVTQGRPGMEIGLFSRDVIAMSTAVALSHDVFEGGLYLGICDKIVPGLVIGALAFGHLPAIFVPAGPMPTGMSNAEKVRVRQLYAEGKVGRKELLEAESASYHSPGTCTFYGTANSNQMLVEIMGLQLPGSSFVNPGTELRNALNDEAVKQLVRITEPSQFTPLSKILTEKVFVNGIVGLLATGGSTNHTLHLVAMARAAGIQLTWQDMAELSDIVPLLCHVYPNGTADINHFAAAGGMQLLIRELLDAGLLHDDVHTVLGDSGLKPYCYDPFLNEDKSGLVWRPTAEKSGDTTIIRPVSDPFSSHGGLQLLEGNLGKSVIKISSLKPEYLKVKAPAVVFHDQDALIDSFKAGELDKDFIAVVRFQGPRANGMPELHKLTPPLGVLQDRGFKVALITDGRMSGASGKVPAAIHISPEAVDGGPIAKIRDGDLIELDCEAGILRVDVDDAELAAREPAECDLSASARGTGRELFANMRALASGAESGASILF from the coding sequence ATGGTACAAAGCAAAATCCAGGCGGTTACCGAGCGGATTATCCAGCGCAGCGAGGAGACGCGCGCGGAATACCTCGCTCAAGTAGAGCGCGAGCATATCGAGGGTCGCGCCAGCGCCCGGTTGTCCTGCGGCAACCTGGCGCACGCCATCGCCGCTTCCAGCGACCGCGACAAAAACCTGATCGCCTCCGGGCGCGGGCCCAATCTGGCGATAGTCACCGCCTACAACGACATGCTATCGGCGCACCAACCCTACGGTACCTATCCGCAGCAGCTGAAAGAAGCCGCGACGCGCAACGGTGCCAGCGCGCAGGTGGCCGGCGGCGTACCCGCCATGTGCGACGGTGTGACCCAGGGTCGCCCCGGTATGGAAATCGGACTTTTCTCCCGCGATGTGATCGCCATGTCCACCGCGGTGGCCCTTTCCCACGATGTCTTCGAGGGCGGCCTCTACCTGGGGATCTGCGACAAGATCGTCCCCGGGCTGGTGATCGGTGCGCTGGCCTTTGGCCATCTGCCGGCGATATTCGTACCGGCGGGACCCATGCCCACCGGAATGTCCAATGCGGAAAAGGTGCGGGTGCGCCAGCTGTACGCCGAGGGCAAGGTAGGGCGCAAGGAACTGCTGGAAGCGGAGAGTGCCTCCTACCACAGCCCGGGCACCTGTACCTTTTACGGTACTGCCAACAGCAACCAGATGCTGGTTGAAATCATGGGCCTGCAGCTGCCCGGCAGCTCCTTCGTAAACCCCGGCACCGAGTTGCGCAACGCGCTCAACGATGAAGCGGTAAAACAACTGGTGCGGATCACCGAGCCCAGCCAGTTCACGCCCCTCTCGAAAATTCTCACGGAAAAAGTCTTTGTCAACGGCATCGTCGGCCTGTTGGCCACCGGTGGTTCCACCAACCATACCCTTCACCTGGTGGCCATGGCCCGCGCGGCGGGCATTCAGCTGACCTGGCAGGATATGGCGGAGCTCTCCGACATCGTGCCGCTGCTGTGCCACGTGTATCCCAACGGCACTGCGGACATCAATCACTTCGCCGCCGCCGGCGGCATGCAACTCCTGATTCGCGAACTGTTGGACGCCGGCCTGCTGCACGACGATGTACACACGGTATTGGGCGACTCCGGCCTCAAACCCTATTGCTACGACCCTTTCCTCAACGAAGACAAGAGCGGCCTGGTGTGGCGCCCGACCGCAGAGAAGAGCGGCGACACGACGATTATCCGCCCCGTCAGCGATCCCTTCTCCAGTCACGGCGGCCTGCAATTGCTGGAGGGCAACCTCGGTAAGAGTGTGATAAAGATTTCCTCTCTCAAACCGGAATATTTGAAAGTGAAGGCGCCGGCGGTGGTGTTCCACGACCAGGACGCACTGATCGACAGCTTCAAGGCCGGCGAACTGGACAAAGACTTTATTGCGGTGGTGCGCTTCCAGGGCCCCCGCGCCAATGGCATGCCGGAACTGCACAAGCTGACCCCACCCTTGGGCGTGCTGCAGGACCGCGGTTTCAAGGTGGCACTGATTACCGACGGGCGTATGTCCGGTGCTTCCGGCAAGGTGCCGGCGGCGATCCATATATCCCCGGAGGCAGTCGACGGCGGCCCCATCGCCAAAATCCGGGACGGCGACCTGATCGAGCTGGACTGTGAGGCGGGTATCCTGCGTGTAGATGTGGACGACGCCGAACTGGCTGCACGGGAACCGGCGGAGTGCGACCTGTCTGCCAGCGCCCGCGGTACCGGACGCGAACTGTTCGCCAATATGCGCGCGCTGGCCAGCGGTGCGGAGAGCGGTGCCAGCATATTGTTTTGA
- the pyk gene encoding pyruvate kinase → MIRHTKIVATLGPGTDKPNVIEEMIRAGVNIVRLNFSHGSADDHRRRVAEVRRAATAQNKLVAVLGDLQGPKIRIARFAEGSIWLENNSEFTLDADCPAEGGDQHRVGVDYPTLISDCKAGDILLLDDGKIRLEVTGTTPQKLFCRVLQGGKLSNNKGINLLGGGLSAPALTEKDYRDIVLAAELDVDFLAVSFPRCAEDLETARQAMQKAGSQAAIVAKVERAEAVADDQQMDSLILAADAIMVARGDLGVEIGDPALIGVQKKLINRANALDRGVITATQMMESMITSPTPTRAEVMDVANAVLDGTDAVMLSAETAAGDFPVAAVESMAEVIVGAEQYLGSVPRPAANQSASDRIDTVIAQAAIDVAARVENLCAVAALTESGRTPRIMSRATTHLPIYALTRHPRVARQLVLLRGVEAVEFDPASVPLGHLTDSIIEVLGSRLDLQKGQRILITQGERLNVGGHTSSMRIKEIE, encoded by the coding sequence ATGATTCGCCATACTAAAATCGTCGCCACCCTCGGCCCGGGCACTGACAAGCCCAATGTGATCGAAGAAATGATCCGTGCCGGTGTCAATATCGTGCGCCTCAACTTCTCCCACGGCTCCGCCGACGACCACCGCCGCCGCGTGGCGGAAGTGCGCCGCGCGGCCACCGCGCAAAACAAGCTGGTCGCGGTACTGGGGGATCTTCAAGGTCCAAAAATCCGTATTGCCCGCTTTGCCGAGGGCAGTATCTGGCTGGAGAACAACAGCGAATTCACCCTGGATGCCGATTGTCCGGCAGAGGGCGGTGACCAGCACCGCGTGGGTGTGGACTACCCGACCCTGATCAGCGACTGCAAGGCCGGCGATATCCTGCTGCTGGACGACGGCAAGATCCGCCTGGAAGTCACCGGTACCACTCCGCAGAAACTTTTCTGCCGGGTGCTCCAAGGGGGCAAACTGTCCAATAACAAAGGCATCAACCTTCTCGGCGGCGGCCTTTCAGCCCCCGCGCTGACAGAAAAGGATTATCGGGACATCGTTCTCGCCGCCGAACTGGATGTGGATTTCCTAGCGGTGAGCTTCCCCCGTTGCGCCGAGGACCTGGAGACCGCGCGCCAGGCCATGCAGAAGGCGGGCAGCCAGGCAGCCATCGTCGCCAAGGTGGAGCGCGCTGAAGCGGTAGCCGACGACCAGCAGATGGACAGCCTGATCCTCGCCGCCGATGCCATTATGGTGGCCCGCGGCGACCTGGGCGTGGAGATCGGCGATCCGGCCCTGATCGGCGTGCAGAAAAAGCTGATCAACCGCGCCAATGCCCTGGACCGCGGCGTGATCACCGCGACCCAGATGATGGAATCCATGATCACCAGCCCCACGCCCACCCGCGCCGAAGTGATGGACGTGGCCAACGCGGTGCTGGACGGCACCGATGCGGTGATGCTCTCCGCCGAGACCGCCGCCGGCGACTTTCCTGTGGCCGCGGTGGAATCCATGGCCGAGGTGATCGTGGGGGCGGAACAGTACCTGGGCAGCGTACCGCGACCGGCCGCAAACCAGAGCGCCTCCGACCGCATCGACACGGTGATCGCCCAGGCGGCCATCGACGTGGCCGCGCGGGTCGAGAACCTGTGCGCGGTGGCTGCGCTCACCGAGTCCGGGCGCACCCCGCGCATCATGTCCCGGGCCACCACGCACCTGCCCATCTACGCACTTACCCGCCACCCGCGGGTGGCGCGCCAACTGGTGCTGCTGCGCGGCGTGGAAGCGGTGGAATTCGATCCTGCCTCGGTGCCCCTGGGCCACCTGACCGACTCGATCATCGAAGTGCTCGGTTCCCGCCTGGACCTTCAAAAGGGCCAGCGGATTCTGATCACCCAGGGTGAACGCCTGAACGTGGGCGGACACACCAGCTCTATGCGTATCAAGGAAATTGAGTGA
- the zwf gene encoding glucose-6-phosphate dehydrogenase has protein sequence MATPFDMVLFGGGGDLALRKLIPALYRAHLEGSLAEGCRIFPVCRRQEDADQYLDTAQEALKTHLRDGEYSDSAWQAFSQLLRAVALDIAEPDDRWDQLADILRAEEDRVRLFYLAIPPAVFGPCCENLSLKGLINGQSRVVVEKPLGYNAQTSDEINSKIASYFPEENIFRIDHYLGKETVQNLLALRFSNVLFEHLWDAKSIDHIQISIAETVGLEGRAGFYNETGALRDMVQNHLLQLLCLIAMESPNSMSAKNIRAEKIKVLEALRPLAGNTVDKNIVRGQYVAGGLGTELVPGYLEELEAASSSTETFVAIRAHIDNWRWAGVPFYLRTGKRMEKRCAEIVIQYKKVSHRVFSPEAGDVLPNRLVIRLQPEESIKLVLMAKKMDSLTMELRPVELNLTLSDTYDTFRSDAYKRLMLDAAANNSALFIHRDEVAAAWAWVDPIIDHWHETNNQPQLYRAGSWGPQAAGDLLEQDGRHWFNAQ, from the coding sequence ATGGCTACTCCTTTCGACATGGTGTTATTCGGCGGCGGCGGCGACCTGGCCCTGCGCAAGCTGATTCCCGCACTGTACCGAGCCCATCTGGAGGGCAGTTTGGCAGAAGGCTGCCGCATTTTTCCGGTGTGCCGTCGCCAGGAAGACGCCGACCAGTACCTGGACACTGCCCAAGAGGCACTGAAGACCCATTTGCGCGACGGCGAGTACAGCGATTCCGCCTGGCAGGCTTTCAGCCAACTGTTGCGCGCAGTGGCCCTGGATATCGCCGAGCCGGACGATCGTTGGGACCAGCTGGCGGATATCCTCCGCGCCGAAGAGGATCGCGTGCGGCTCTTCTATCTGGCGATTCCACCGGCGGTATTCGGCCCCTGCTGCGAAAACCTGTCTCTCAAGGGGCTGATCAACGGCCAGTCCCGGGTGGTGGTGGAAAAACCCCTCGGCTACAACGCGCAGACCTCCGACGAAATCAACAGCAAGATCGCCAGTTATTTCCCGGAAGAGAATATTTTCCGTATAGACCACTACCTGGGTAAGGAAACCGTACAGAACCTGCTGGCGCTGCGTTTCAGCAACGTGCTGTTCGAGCACCTTTGGGACGCCAAGTCCATCGACCATATCCAGATCAGCATCGCGGAAACCGTGGGCCTGGAAGGGCGGGCCGGTTTCTACAACGAGACCGGCGCGTTGCGCGATATGGTCCAGAACCATTTGCTGCAGCTGCTGTGCCTGATTGCGATGGAATCCCCCAACAGCATGTCGGCAAAAAATATTCGCGCGGAAAAAATCAAAGTGCTGGAAGCGTTGCGCCCGCTGGCGGGTAATACGGTGGACAAAAATATTGTGCGCGGCCAGTACGTGGCCGGCGGCCTGGGCACCGAGCTGGTGCCCGGCTACCTGGAGGAGCTGGAAGCGGCCTCCAGTAGTACGGAGACCTTCGTCGCCATTCGCGCCCATATCGACAACTGGCGCTGGGCGGGTGTGCCCTTCTATTTACGCACCGGCAAACGCATGGAAAAGCGCTGTGCGGAAATCGTAATCCAATACAAAAAAGTCTCTCACCGGGTATTCAGCCCAGAGGCGGGAGATGTATTACCCAACCGACTGGTGATCCGCCTGCAGCCCGAGGAGAGCATCAAGCTGGTGCTGATGGCGAAGAAAATGGACAGCCTGACCATGGAGTTGCGACCGGTGGAGCTGAACCTCACCCTGTCGGACACCTACGACACCTTCCGCAGCGACGCCTACAAGCGCCTGATGCTGGATGCGGCGGCCAACAACTCCGCCCTGTTTATCCATCGCGACGAAGTGGCCGCGGCCTGGGCCTGGGTGGATCCGATCATTGATCACTGGCACGAGACCAATAACCAGCCGCAGCTCTACCGCGCCGGCAGCTGGGGGCCACAGGCGGCCGGTGACCTGCTGGAACAGGACGGGCGCCACTGGTTCAACGCGCAATAA
- the pgl gene encoding 6-phosphogluconolactonase translates to MVEEKFYPDRERLVLALANDCASALQLGIKERGQAAFLVSGGSTPKPVYQALSKRPLPWPQITVALVDERWVDKTASGSNHAFIEDNLLQNNASGAPFLGMKTPHATAAEGEADCQQVYSELPRPFDVCVLGMGSDGHTASLFPHAQGLQEALDPQSDQLCRAITAQQSEVTGSHTERMTLTLAAILQARDIKLLITGEEKLRVYREALLGSDELEMPVRSILKQGLKPVTVYWAP, encoded by the coding sequence ATGGTAGAAGAGAAATTTTATCCGGATCGCGAGCGTCTGGTACTGGCCCTGGCCAACGACTGTGCCAGTGCGCTGCAGTTGGGCATCAAGGAGCGCGGTCAGGCGGCCTTCCTGGTTTCCGGTGGCAGCACGCCGAAGCCCGTGTACCAGGCCCTGTCAAAAAGGCCGCTTCCCTGGCCGCAGATTACAGTCGCCCTGGTGGATGAGCGCTGGGTGGACAAAACGGCCAGCGGCAGCAACCACGCGTTTATCGAGGACAACCTGCTGCAGAACAATGCTTCGGGAGCACCCTTCCTGGGAATGAAAACGCCCCACGCTACCGCCGCGGAAGGCGAGGCGGATTGCCAGCAGGTCTACAGCGAACTGCCCAGACCCTTCGACGTCTGTGTACTGGGAATGGGCAGCGACGGCCACACCGCCTCGCTGTTTCCCCACGCCCAGGGTTTGCAGGAGGCGCTGGACCCACAGTCCGATCAGCTCTGCCGCGCGATTACCGCGCAGCAGAGTGAAGTCACCGGTAGCCACACCGAGCGTATGACCCTGACCCTTGCGGCAATTTTGCAGGCGCGGGATATCAAGCTGCTGATCACCGGTGAAGAGAAACTCAGGGTCTACCGCGAGGCGTTGCTGGGCAGCGACGAACTGGAAATGCCGGTGCGCAGTATTCTCAAACAGGGCCTGAAACCGGTCACTGTCTACTGGGCACCGTAA